Genomic segment of Kingella negevensis:
GCGAGAGTGATTCAGGCAGCCTGAAAAATTGGGCGGACGTGTTGCAAGCGGTTCGCGCGGAAGTGGCTGTGGTGCAACCGCCTGAATATAATCGTTTTGCGAATGGTTTTGGGCATATTTTTGCTGGGGGCTATTCGGCTGGCTATTATAGTTATGCGTGGGCGGAGGTGTTGAGCGCGGACGCTTATGCGGCGTTTGAGGAAAGCGATGATGTTCGGGCAATGGGGACGCATTTTTGGAATGAAATCATTGGCATGGGCGGCAGTCGTAGCGCGATGGAGAATTTTAAGGCGTTCCGTGGGCGTGAACCGAGTATTGAGGCGTTGTTGCGTCATTCGGGGTTTGATGTGAATTGATTTTGGGTTGATTGATGTCTTTGTTTTAGATGTGTCTCGATATTAATAATTTCCGATATAAATAGAATTTTAAAATTCAACAATATAGCTAATTTTTAAAAATTATTTTGCAACAATGCTTGACGGTTTTTAGTTTGTTCTATATTATGTCGGTCTTTCGGGTCGTTAGCTCAGTCGGTAGAGCAGCGGACTTTTAATCCGTTGGTCGAGCGTTCGAATCGCTCACGACCCACCAAATTTAAAAAACCAAGTTTCTTTTGAAACTTGGTTTTTTTGCGTTTCAGGCTGCAAATATTGTGCAGCTAACCTAAAACCAGTATCCTTGTTCCCTTTTGTTACAAGGTTACACACAACATGAATGCGTTACACAAAATCAGCCACTTTGTCTGCAAAACGTTTGCACTTTGGGCAACTTTATTCGCGCTGGCTGGCTTGTTTTCTCCCGAAACATTTAAATGGGTGCTGAAAATCGTCCCCTATTTGCTGGGCGTAATTATGTTTGGTATGGGCTTAACGCTCACCCCGTCCGACTTCAAAATTATTGGCACACACCCCAAAGCCGTGTTGATTGGTGTGATTGTGCAGTTTGTGATTATGCCCACCACAGCATTTATCTTGGCGAAAGCGTTTAATTTGCCGCCAGAAATTGCCATAGGTGTGATACTAGTTGGCTGCTGCCCAGGAGGAACAGCCTCCAACGTGATTACTTATTTAGCCCGTGGCAACGTAGCATTATCCGTAGCAGTAACTTCCGTTTCCACATTGCTAGCGCCATTAGCAACGCCTGCTATTTTCTATTTGTTGGCGCACCAATGGTTAGAAATTTCCGCATCTGCCATGTTTGTGTCTATCGCGCAAATGGTTTTATTGCCGATTGTGTTAGGCGTATTGGCGCATACGTTCTTCAAAAAGCAAACCGAAGCGGCAGCAGAAGCCTTGCCATTGGTTTCCGTGGTGACGATTGTGTTGATTATTGCGGCGATTGTGGGTGCAAGTCGCGACAGAATTTTGGAAAACGGCTTGATGATTTTGGGCTTGGTGATTTTGCATAACGGCTTGGGTTATTTGCTAGGTTTCTGGGCATCGCGTTTCTTGAAACTGCCTTACGATGCGCAAAAAACGCTGGCGATTGAAGTGGGTATGCAAAACTCAGGTTTGGGCGCGGCATTGGCAGCGACACATTTTGCTGCTGCGCCTGTGGTGGCTGTGCCGAGTGCGTTGTTTAGCGTGTGGCACAATATTTCTGGCTCAATCTTGGCGGCTTATTGGGCGGCAAAAGCAGAAAAAAAAGAGCAAGCGAAACAAGCTGAGTGATATGAAACGCAGCCTGAAAATGTTTTCAGGCTGCGTTTTTATTAGTAATGTGGGTTGGATTCTTGAACCCAACATTTCCCAAATGTTCATAATTGCAGCCTGAAACTCTTTTTCAGGCTGCATTTACGTTTTTTAAAAATAACAGGCGTACAATTTCCTTTTTTTCGTTTCAGGCAGCCTGAAAGTCGGGCTGGCTGAATTTTTCACAAACTTGATACTAAGGAACAATCATGTGCGGTATCGTTGGCGCCATTCGCGCTCATCACAATGTAGTCGATTTTTTAACTGACGGCTTAAAACGCTTGGAATATCGTGGTTACGATTCTTCAGGCATCGCCGTTTTGTCTGAAACAGAAGACAAAATCAAACGCGTTCGCCGCGTGGGTCGCGTGTCTTTCATGGAAGATGCGGCAAAAGAAAAAGGTGTGTTTGGACACATCGGCATTGGACACACGCGCTGGGCAACGCACGGCGGCGTAACCGAACCAAACGCGCACCCTCACATTTCGGGTGGCAAAATCGCGGTGGTTCACAATGGCATTATTGAAAACTTTGAAGCAGAACGCGCTCGTTTGCAAGGTTTGGGTTACGAGTTTGAATCGCAAACGGACACAGAAGTGATTTCCCACAGCGTTCGCCATGAATACGACCAAAACGGCGGCGATTTGTTCGCGGCGGTTCAGGCTGCGTGTACGCGTTTCCAAGGGGCTTACGCGATTGCAGTTATGGCGCAAGACAATCATGAAAACATGGTGGTGGCACGTATGGGTTGCCCGTTGTTGGTGGCGTTTGGCGAAGATGAAACGTTTATTGCGTCTGATGTGTCGGCAGTTATCGCGTTTACACGCAAAATCACTTATTTGGAAGATGGCGATATCGCGTTGTTGAGTGCCAACGGTTTGGTGAAATTGTTGGACAAGTCAGGTCAGCCAGCAGAACGCAGCCTGAAAGTGTCTGAATTGTCTTTGTCTTCTTTGGAATTGGGCATTTACAGCCATTTCATGCAAAAAGAAATCCACGAGCAACCTCGCGCGGTGGCGGACACGGCAGAAGTGTTCTTGGACGGTGGTTTTGTGCCACAAAACTTCGGTGCAAATGCAGAGCAAGTGTTCCAAGACATCGACAGTATTAAAATTTTGGCTTGCGGTACGTCTTTCTACGCGGCTTCTACCAGCAAATATTGGTTGGAAAGCATTGCGAAAATCCCAACTGATGTGGAAATCGCCAGCGAATACCGTTATCGTGATGTGATTGCGAATCCGAAACAGTTAATCATCACAATCTCTCAATCGGGCGAAACTTTGGACACTATGGAAGCGTTGAAATACGCGCAATCTTTGGGGCATAAACACAGCTTGTCGATTTGTAATGTGATGGAATCGGCTTTGCCACGCGCCAGTGAGTTGGTGTTCTACACACGCGCGGGGGCGGAAATCGGTGTGGCTTCTACCAAAGCGTTTACCACTCAATTAGTGGCGTTGTTTGGTTTGGCGGTTACGTTGGGCAAAATGCGCGGTTTGGTTTCTGATGAACGTGCGGCGGAATTGCGTCAAGAATTGCGCGAGCTTTCAGGCAGCATTCAACACGCGTTGAACTTGGAACCACAAATTGCAAGCTGGTCGCAAAAATTTGCTAAGAAAGATAATGCGTTGTTCTTGGGTCGTGGTATTCACTACCCTATCGCGTTGGAAGGTTCTTTGAAACTGAAAGAAATCACGTATATTCATGCAGAAGCCTATCCTGCTGGCGAATTGAAACATGGTCCATTGGCTTTAGTTGATGAAAATATGCCTGTGGTGGTGATTGCGCCAAAAGATAATTTGTTGGACAAAGTGAAAGCAAATATGCAGGAAGTGTCTGCGCGTGGTGGCGAATTGTTTGTGTTCGCGGATTTGGACAGCGATTATGAAGGCAATGATACGAATATTCATGTGATTCGTACGCCGCGCCATGCGGGGGTGTTGTCGCCAATCGTGCATACGATTCCTGTGCAGTTGTTGGCGTATCACACGGCTTTAGCGCGTGGGACTGATGTGGATAAACCGCGTAACTTGGCGAAATCGGTTACAGTGGAATAAAGCACAATAAAACGCA
This window contains:
- a CDS encoding bile acid:sodium symporter family protein; the encoded protein is MNALHKISHFVCKTFALWATLFALAGLFSPETFKWVLKIVPYLLGVIMFGMGLTLTPSDFKIIGTHPKAVLIGVIVQFVIMPTTAFILAKAFNLPPEIAIGVILVGCCPGGTASNVITYLARGNVALSVAVTSVSTLLAPLATPAIFYLLAHQWLEISASAMFVSIAQMVLLPIVLGVLAHTFFKKQTEAAAEALPLVSVVTIVLIIAAIVGASRDRILENGLMILGLVILHNGLGYLLGFWASRFLKLPYDAQKTLAIEVGMQNSGLGAALAATHFAAAPVVAVPSALFSVWHNISGSILAAYWAAKAEKKEQAKQAE
- the glmS gene encoding glutamine--fructose-6-phosphate transaminase (isomerizing) yields the protein MCGIVGAIRAHHNVVDFLTDGLKRLEYRGYDSSGIAVLSETEDKIKRVRRVGRVSFMEDAAKEKGVFGHIGIGHTRWATHGGVTEPNAHPHISGGKIAVVHNGIIENFEAERARLQGLGYEFESQTDTEVISHSVRHEYDQNGGDLFAAVQAACTRFQGAYAIAVMAQDNHENMVVARMGCPLLVAFGEDETFIASDVSAVIAFTRKITYLEDGDIALLSANGLVKLLDKSGQPAERSLKVSELSLSSLELGIYSHFMQKEIHEQPRAVADTAEVFLDGGFVPQNFGANAEQVFQDIDSIKILACGTSFYAASTSKYWLESIAKIPTDVEIASEYRYRDVIANPKQLIITISQSGETLDTMEALKYAQSLGHKHSLSICNVMESALPRASELVFYTRAGAEIGVASTKAFTTQLVALFGLAVTLGKMRGLVSDERAAELRQELRELSGSIQHALNLEPQIASWSQKFAKKDNALFLGRGIHYPIALEGSLKLKEITYIHAEAYPAGELKHGPLALVDENMPVVVIAPKDNLLDKVKANMQEVSARGGELFVFADLDSDYEGNDTNIHVIRTPRHAGVLSPIVHTIPVQLLAYHTALARGTDVDKPRNLAKSVTVE